From a single Papaver somniferum cultivar HN1 unplaced genomic scaffold, ASM357369v1 unplaced-scaffold_19, whole genome shotgun sequence genomic region:
- the LOC113338287 gene encoding probable protein phosphatase 2C 25 produces the protein MSCAVAVSNNLMSTVFSPTNSRVSSSLFCKPLTSSSSTTTSALPKRHRPARIDIPVVPSSFLSLETPKGNDINGIITRREIEVEEEEFSVYCKKGRKAAMEDRYSASVGLLGDPKQAFFGVYDGHGGAKAAEFASKHMENNIMNELSSRGADEQIEEAVKSGYLLTDSEFLKEDVRGGSCSVTALIRNGHLVVSNAGDCRAVMSRGGISAPLTDDHKPSRPDEKERIEALGGYVDYVHGGWRLQGSLAVSRGIGDQHLKQWVIADPETKIFRLESDCEFLILASDGLWEKVTNEEAVDVVRALCFDGNKRPLLSACKKIADMAVSRGSNDDITVMLIKLGNFI, from the coding sequence ATGTCTTGTGCAGTTGCAGTTTCGAACAATTTAATGTCTACAGTATTTTCACCAACTAATTCTAGAGTTTCTTCTTCGTTGTTTTGCAAACCtttaacttcatcttcttcgacaACTACGTCTGCGCTTCCAAAGAGACACAGGCCAGCCAGAATTGATATACCAGTTGTTCCGTCGAGTTTTTTATCTTTAGAAACACCAAAAGGAAATGATATCAATGGTATTATTACTAGAAGGGAGATCGAggttgaagaagaagagttcTCTGTTTATTGTAAGAAAGGAAGAAAAGCTGCAATGGAAGATCGGTATTCTGCTTCCGTTGGTCTACTTGGTGATCCTAAACAGGCATTCTTTGGTGTATATGATGGTCATGGTGGTGCAAAAGCTGCGGAATTTGCATCCAAGCATATGGAGAATAACATTATGAATGAATTGTCGAGTAGAGGAGCTGATGAACAAATTGAGGAGGCGGTTAAATCTGGTTACTTACTTACAGACTCGGAGTTTTTGAAAGAGGATGTGCGTGGCGGGAGTTGTTCGGTTACTGCGTTGATTAGAAATGGTCATCTTGTTGTCTCCAATGCCGGTGATTGTCGTGCTGTTATGAGTCGAGGAGGGATTTCAGCGCCCCTTACAGATGATCATAAACCTTCAAGACCAGACGAGAAAGAAAGAATTGAAGCTCTGGGTGGTTATGTGGATTATGTTCATGGTGGATGGAGACTACAAGGTTCTTTAGCGGTATCTCGAGGGATTGGGGATCAACATCTTAAACAATGGGTTATTGCAGACCCCGAAACTAAAATCTTTAGGCTCGAATCTGACTGCGAGTTCTTAATTTTAGCTTCTGACGGGTTATGGGAGAAGGTTACCAACGAGGAAGCTGTAGATGTTGTTCGTGCTCTGTGCTTTGACGGCAATAAACGGCCATTGTTATCGGCATGCAAAAAGATTGCAGACATGGCTGTATCTCGAGGTTCTAACGACGATATAACCGTGATGCTAATCAAGTTGGGCAATTTTATTTGA
- the LOC113338745 gene encoding chlorophyll synthase, chloroplastic-like produces the protein MATVLNLSSIRVSNKGGAVRLLNKSSSVFRPNSISLTRRKSIIRAAETNAKDEVKSKAPDKAPSDGGSSINQILGIKGAAQETNKLKIRVQLMKPVTWPPLIWGVVCGAAASGNFHWGVEDVAKSILCMIMSGPCLTGYTQTINDWYDRDIDAINEPYRPIPSGAISESEVITQIWVLLLGGLGIAGVLDVWAGHNFPTIFYLAVGGSLLSYIYSAPPLKLKQNGWIGNFALGASYISLPWWAGQALFGTLTPDIIVLTILYSTAGLGIAIINDFKSIEGDRAMGLQSLPVAFGVDAAKWICVGAIDITQLSVAGYLLYAGKLYYALALLGLIIPQVVFQFQYFLKDPIRYDVKYQASAQPFLVLGLLVTALATSH, from the exons ATGGCGACCGTACTGAACTTATCATCTATAAGAGTATCAAACAAAGGAGGAGCTGTTCGCCTTTTAAATAAATCTTCTTCTGTTTTCAGACCAAATTCTATTTCTCTCACTA GAAGAAAATCTATCATCAGAGCTGCAGAAACAAATGCTAAAGACGAAG TTAAATCTAAGGCACCTGATAAGGCACCAAGTGATGGTGGTTCGAGCATCAATCAGATTCTTGGCATTAAGGGAGCTGCACAAGAAACT AATAAACTGAAGATTCGAGTTCAACTTATGAAGCCTGTTACTTGGCCACCTTTAATCTGGGGAGTGGTGTGTGGTGCTGCTGCTTCCG GTAACTTCCACTGGGGAGTGGAAGATGTTGCTAAATCAATTCTATGCATGATTATGTCTGGACCATGTCTCACCGGTTATACACAG ACAATTAATGATTGGTATGATCGAGATATTGATGCGATAAATGAACCTTACCGTCCAATTCCTTCAGGAGCGATATCTGAAAGTGAG GTGATTACCCAGATTTGGGTGTTACTTTTAGGAGGCCTTGGGATCGCTGGTGTTCTAGACGTGTGG GCAGGGCACAATTTTCCTACCATTTTTTACCTTGCTGTTGGTGGATCGTTGTTATCATACATATATTCTGCTCCACCTCTGAAG CTAAAACAGAATGGATGGATTGGAAATTTTGCACTAGGAGCGAGCTATATCAGTTTACCATG GTGGGCTGGCCAAGCTTTATTTGGAACTCTTACGCCAGACATAATTGTCCTCACAATCTTGTACAGCACAGCTGGG CTAGGTATCGCCATCATTAATGACTTCAAAAGTATTGAAGGAGACAGAGCCATGGGATTACAG TCACTTCCTGTGGCCTTTGGTGTTGATGCTGCCAAATGGATCTGCGTTGGTGCCATTGACATAACTCAGTTATCTGTTGCTG GTTATCTTTTATATGCTGGTAAACTGTACTATGCATTGGCTCTACTTGGTCTGATAATTCCTCAAGTGGTTTTTCAG TTCCAATACTTCTTGAAGGACCCTATCAGATATGATGTCAAATACCAG GCTAGTGCACAACCTTTCCTTGTGTTGGGTCTTTTGGTTACTGCATTAGCAACAAGTCACTAA